The following are encoded together in the Pseudoalteromonas ruthenica genome:
- a CDS encoding TcpQ domain-containing protein produces the protein MWFWIKHLSLAFILILAAAYFLLGDGPVFQVREDSNPAAKGLSQFYANIKNTVRNATEREKYVIELGEPKDDITRMLEQRVGVVQPTDIRWQGQVKSRRFAAGATLRKVMSDFAKEEGIAFYWYLNKDYVVKHPFRVDDTFVSTLYQVGKAIDSDFEYEVQTFYCHRERAAVITERPSPYIRENCKKMSRA, from the coding sequence ATGTGGTTTTGGATTAAACATTTATCACTGGCTTTTATTCTTATTTTAGCCGCCGCCTATTTTTTACTCGGCGATGGCCCTGTATTTCAAGTAAGGGAAGACAGCAACCCAGCCGCCAAAGGGTTGTCACAATTTTACGCTAACATCAAAAACACCGTGCGCAATGCCACTGAACGTGAAAAGTATGTTATCGAGCTGGGCGAGCCTAAAGACGACATCACGCGCATGCTGGAGCAACGTGTCGGTGTGGTGCAACCCACTGATATTCGCTGGCAAGGGCAAGTTAAAAGTCGTCGCTTTGCCGCTGGGGCTACACTGCGCAAGGTGATGTCTGACTTCGCCAAGGAAGAAGGTATCGCCTTTTACTGGTACTTAAATAAAGACTACGTAGTGAAGCACCCTTTTCGCGTGGACGACACTTTTGTATCAACGCTCTACCAAGTAGGCAAAGCGATTGACAGTGATTTTGAATACGAGGTACAGACCTTCTATTGCCACCGCGAGCGCGCGGCCGTGATCACCGAGCGCCCCTCACCTTATATTCGCGAAAACTGTAAAAAGATGTCTCGCGCTTAA